From one Lycium ferocissimum isolate CSIRO_LF1 chromosome 7, AGI_CSIRO_Lferr_CH_V1, whole genome shotgun sequence genomic stretch:
- the LOC132065363 gene encoding LOW QUALITY PROTEIN: CRS2-associated factor 2, chloroplastic (The sequence of the model RefSeq protein was modified relative to this genomic sequence to represent the inferred CDS: inserted 2 bases in 1 codon), with product MPILTMSLPKPNLFSNLPTTPPPTHNPTSTPPPXPPIPIPKYPPPSKTQKKPDPPFKIHHNNSKYHKPVKPGQVITTNGDRSVIVKDNGVSYRLPNAPFDFQFSYSELPKAKPVAIREPGFLPFAPPTMPRPWTGKAPMKKNKRNIKLFEPFNPKTESYDDDDGVNKRYEMLKAYELGMFEVKPKEKVLGAPLTKTEIRELLKHCIASNRQVNIGRDGLVHNMLELIHTHWRRNPVCKVRCLGVPTVDMNNLCQCLEEKTGGKIIHRVGGVVYLFRGRNYDNRTRPKYPLMLWKPATPVYPKLIQEAPEGLTKEEADELRIKGKKLPPICKLAKNGVYLTLVRDVRSAFEACPLVKIDCRGMHASDYKRLGAKLKELVPCVLLSFDDEQILMWRGRDWKPMYGNAPPVVSSRIGGATDELYTSERSGTAKDSSKAGTKTGSSSPRMMSLWKNAIDSGKALLLDNVDLKPDDLLNKVEEFESISQAIEHTYPALVLSSEPVAEQSKLIWKGSSDDDNDSDDEISDDDHEDKYYMNNSFEALESTVPKGLLPVDLIVKEFSDDE from the exons ATGCCTATTCTTACTATGTCACTTCCAAAACCCAACCTTTTCTCCAATCTCCCCACCACCCCACCTCCTACCCACAACCCCACCTctacccccccccc cccacccaTCCCCATACCCAAATACCCACCCCcttcaaaaacccaaaaaaaacccgaccCACCTTTCAAGATTCACCACAACAACTCCAAATACCACAAACCGGTTAAACCGGGTCAAGTAATCACAACTAACGGTGACCGTTCTGTTATAGTTAAAGATAACGGAGTTTCATATCGTTTACCCAATGCCCCATTTGATTTCCAGTTTAGTTATTCAGAACTTCCAAAAGCTAAACCGGTTGCTATTCGTGAACCGGGTTTTTTACCATTTGCACCACCTACTATGCCTAGACCATGGACAGGTAAAGCAccaatgaagaaaaataaaagaaatattaagctTTTCGAGCCGTTTAATCCGAAAACGGAgagttatgatgatgatgatggggTTAATAAGCGTTATGAAATGTTGAAGGCTTATGAATTGGGTATGTTTGAGGTAAAGCCAAAGGAGAAGGTGTTGGGAGCCCCATTGACGAAAACGGAAATCCGGGAGCTTTTGAAACATTGTATAGCTAGTAATCGACAGGTTAATATTG GTCGGGATGGATTGGTACATAACATGTTAGAGTTAATTCATACCCACTGGAGAAGGAATCCTGTTTGTAAAGTTCGATGCTTAGGTGTTCCCACTGTTGATATGAACAACCTTTGCCAATGTCTCGAG GAGAAGACTGGTGGAAAGATCATACATAGAGTGGGTGGTGTAGTTTATCTTTTTCGGGGAAGGAACTATGACAATCGTACACGTCCAAAGTACCCACTGATGTTATGGAAACCAGCTACACCAGTTTACCCGAAGCTTATACAGGAAGCTCCAGAAGGATTGACCAAAGAAGAGGCTGATGAATTGCGAATCAAGGGAAAGAAGTTACCACCTATCTGTAAATTGG CAAAAAACGGAGTCTACCTTACGCTAGTGAGAGACGTAAGAAGTGCATTTGAAGCTTGTCCACTGGTGAAGATTGATTGCCGGGGGATGCATGCAAGTGATTATAAGAGGCTAGGAGCTAAGTTGAAG GAACTGGTCCCTTGTGTGCTATTATCATTTGATGACGAACAGATATTAATGTGGAGAGGAAGAGACTGGAAACCTATGTACGGAAATGCCCCTCCGGTTGTGTCTTCCAGAATTGGAGGTGCCACAGATGAATTGTATACTTCAGAACGTTCAG GCACTGCCAAAGATTCTTCCAAAGCGGGCACTAAAACAGGGAGCTCGAGCCCTAGAATGATGTCCCTATGGAAGAATGCAATTGATTCAGGCAAGGCACTATTGCTAGACAACGTTGATTTAAAACCCGATGATCTCTTGAACAAGGTGGAGGAATTCGAAAGCATTTCCCAGGCCATAGAGCACACATATCCTGCTCTGGTTTTGTCCAGTGAACCTGTTGCTGAACAGTCAAAACTGATATGGAAAGGCAGTTCCGATGATGACAATGACAGCGACGATGAGATCAGTGATGATGATCATGAAGATAAATATTACATGAACAACTCGTTTGAAGCATTAGAGTCAACAGTTCCTAAAGGATTATTACCAGTTGACTTAATAGTAAAGGAGTTTAGTGATGATGAGTAA